The Actinomycetes bacterium genome includes a window with the following:
- a CDS encoding YciI family protein produces the protein MSEYLILIFEDEKAYAEGGEQVFGEVMEAHNRFSEQVEEVGGKIVGGKALQPVSTATTIRHDVVTDGPFAETKEALGGYYLVEARDLDHALQIAKLCPARFGGVEVRPVMEFPDE, from the coding sequence ATGAGCGAGTACCTGATCCTGATCTTCGAGGACGAGAAGGCCTACGCCGAGGGCGGCGAGCAGGTCTTCGGCGAGGTGATGGAGGCGCACAACCGCTTCTCCGAGCAGGTCGAGGAGGTCGGCGGCAAGATCGTCGGCGGCAAGGCCCTTCAGCCGGTGAGCACCGCGACCACCATCCGCCACGACGTCGTCACCGACGGGCCGTTCGCCGAGACCAAGGAGGCCCTGGGCGGCTACTACCTGGTCGAGGCCCGCGACCTCGACCACGCCCTGCAGATCGCCAAGCTGTGCCCGGCCCGCTTCGGCGGCGTCGAGGTGCGTCCCGTCATGGAGTTCCCCGACGAGTGA